One genomic window of Xanthobacter dioxanivorans includes the following:
- the paaZ gene encoding phenylacetic acid degradation bifunctional protein PaaZ, whose product MTRILNSYAFDRWFAPAAGLVDIPSAIDGRVVARTSTQGLDLGAMVHHARTVGGPALRALTFHQRADLLKALAAHLSAHKEALYALAADTGATKRDNFFDIDGGIGTLYAYASRGRRELPGERFVVEGGPEGLSKGGTFIGLHILTPLQGVAVHVNAFNFPCWGMLEKLAPAILAGVPVITKPATATSYVAEAVVRLIVDAGILPRGALQFVCGAAGDLLDHLAGQDVLSFTGSAETSQALRDHPAVSRNAVRFIAERDSLNAAVLGPDAVEGTPEFDLFVKEAVREMTVKAGQKCTAIRRILVPRAQEGAVIAALKAGLAGVSVGDPRREDVRMGPLASLAQRAAARAAVARIAKEAEIVFGDPEVVAPLGADAQAGAFMAPVLLRCPSPLAAVAPHGVEAFGPVATVMAYDGLDEAVALVAKGEGSLVASVCTHDPEVARELVFGIAAYHGRLLVLDRDCAKESTGHGSPMPGLVHGGPGRAGGGEEMGGLRGVFHYLQRTAIEGSPARLSALTGTWLSGAPAPVTAEHPFKRDYEGLSIGDTVETGSRTISLEDIEHFAHFTGDTFYAHMDEAAAKANPFFPGRVAHGYLILSFAAGLFVDPAPGPLLANYGLDTLRFLKPVSPGDAIRVRLTVKHKQPGRKPEYGEVRWDAEVFNQNGETVARYELLTMSARRPPAEALREAV is encoded by the coding sequence ATGACCCGGATCCTCAACAGCTACGCCTTCGACCGCTGGTTCGCGCCGGCTGCCGGTCTTGTGGACATTCCCAGTGCCATCGACGGCCGCGTCGTGGCGCGCACGTCCACGCAGGGGCTCGATCTCGGCGCCATGGTGCACCACGCCCGGACGGTGGGCGGCCCCGCGCTGCGGGCGCTCACCTTCCACCAGCGCGCCGACCTGCTGAAGGCGCTCGCGGCGCATCTCTCCGCCCACAAGGAGGCGCTCTACGCCCTCGCAGCCGACACCGGGGCGACCAAGCGCGACAATTTCTTCGACATCGACGGCGGCATCGGCACCCTCTACGCCTATGCCTCGCGCGGGCGGCGGGAGCTGCCGGGCGAGCGCTTCGTGGTGGAGGGCGGGCCGGAAGGCCTCTCCAAGGGCGGCACCTTCATCGGCCTGCACATCCTCACCCCGCTCCAGGGGGTGGCGGTGCATGTGAACGCCTTCAACTTCCCCTGCTGGGGCATGCTGGAGAAGCTCGCTCCCGCCATTCTCGCCGGCGTGCCGGTCATCACCAAGCCGGCGACCGCCACCTCCTACGTGGCGGAAGCGGTGGTGCGGCTCATCGTCGACGCGGGCATCCTGCCAAGGGGCGCGCTGCAGTTCGTCTGCGGCGCCGCCGGCGACCTCCTCGACCATCTGGCCGGGCAGGACGTGCTCTCCTTCACTGGCTCGGCCGAGACCTCGCAGGCGCTGCGCGACCATCCGGCGGTCTCGCGCAACGCGGTGCGCTTCATCGCCGAGCGCGATTCGCTCAACGCCGCCGTGCTCGGCCCGGACGCGGTGGAGGGCACGCCCGAGTTCGACCTCTTCGTGAAGGAGGCGGTGCGCGAGATGACGGTGAAAGCGGGCCAGAAATGCACCGCCATCCGCCGCATCCTCGTGCCCCGCGCGCAGGAAGGCGCGGTGATCGCCGCGCTGAAGGCGGGCCTTGCCGGCGTGAGCGTGGGCGATCCGCGGCGCGAGGACGTGCGCATGGGTCCGCTGGCGAGCCTCGCCCAGCGGGCGGCGGCGCGCGCGGCGGTGGCGCGGATCGCGAAGGAAGCGGAGATCGTCTTCGGCGATCCCGAGGTCGTCGCGCCCCTCGGCGCGGATGCGCAGGCGGGCGCCTTCATGGCACCGGTGCTGCTGCGCTGCCCTTCGCCGCTTGCGGCGGTGGCTCCCCATGGGGTGGAGGCCTTCGGGCCGGTGGCCACTGTCATGGCCTATGACGGGCTCGACGAGGCGGTGGCGCTGGTGGCCAAGGGCGAGGGCAGCCTCGTCGCCTCGGTGTGCACCCACGATCCCGAGGTGGCGCGGGAGCTGGTGTTCGGCATCGCCGCCTATCACGGCCGCCTGCTGGTGCTGGACCGGGACTGCGCCAAGGAATCCACCGGCCACGGCTCGCCGATGCCGGGCCTCGTGCACGGCGGGCCCGGGCGGGCCGGTGGCGGCGAGGAGATGGGCGGCCTGCGGGGCGTGTTCCACTATCTCCAGCGCACGGCCATCGAGGGCTCCCCGGCGCGGCTCTCGGCCCTCACCGGAACCTGGCTGTCGGGCGCGCCGGCGCCGGTGACCGCCGAGCACCCCTTCAAGCGGGACTATGAGGGGCTTTCCATCGGCGACACGGTGGAGACGGGCTCGCGCACCATCTCGCTGGAGGACATCGAGCACTTCGCCCATTTCACCGGCGACACCTTTTATGCCCACATGGACGAGGCGGCGGCCAAGGCCAATCCATTCTTCCCCGGCCGGGTCGCCCACGGCTACCTCATCCTGTCGTTCGCCGCCGGCCTGTTCGTGGATCCGGCGCCGGGGCCGCTGCTCGCCAATTACGGGCTCGACACCCTGCGCTTCCTGAAGCCGGTGTCGCCGGGGGATGCGATCCGGGTGCGGCTGACGGTCAAGCACAAGCAGCCGGGCCGCAAGCCGGAATATGGCGAGGTGCGCTGGGACGCGGAGGTGTTCAACCAGAACGGGGAGACCGTAGCGCGCTACGAGCTGCTCACCATGAGCGCGCGCCGGCCGCCGGCGGAGGCCCTGCGGGAGGCGGTCTGA
- a CDS encoding aldo/keto reductase codes for MHTVTANGAAIPAIGFGTFRVSPADTLRMVPHALKLGFRHVDTAQIYGNEAEVGAAIAASGVPRGDIFLTTKVWVTNYPRAAFLASVDESLKKLRTDHVDLLLLHWPNAAVPLAEQIGALNEVKDAGKVRHIGVSNFTTALMGEAVKLSRAPLVTNQVELHPYIDQSKVVAAARAAGLSVTAYFIMADGKVLADPVLREIAAAHGRSVAQVVLRWVVQQPGLVALSKTVSEARAAENFAIFDFALSGQEMAAVSALARPDGRLVSPEGLAPAWD; via the coding sequence ATGCACACCGTCACCGCCAACGGGGCCGCCATTCCCGCCATCGGCTTCGGCACCTTCCGCGTCTCCCCCGCCGACACGCTGCGCATGGTGCCGCACGCGCTGAAACTCGGCTTCCGCCACGTGGACACGGCGCAGATCTATGGCAACGAGGCCGAGGTGGGCGCGGCGATCGCCGCCTCCGGCGTGCCGCGCGGCGATATCTTCCTCACCACCAAGGTATGGGTGACCAACTATCCCCGCGCCGCCTTCCTCGCCTCCGTGGACGAGAGCCTGAAGAAGCTCAGGACCGATCACGTGGACCTGCTGCTGCTCCACTGGCCCAACGCCGCCGTGCCGCTGGCCGAGCAGATCGGCGCGCTGAACGAGGTGAAGGACGCCGGGAAGGTGCGCCATATCGGCGTCTCCAACTTCACCACGGCGCTGATGGGAGAGGCGGTGAAGCTCTCGCGGGCGCCGCTGGTCACCAACCAGGTGGAGCTGCACCCCTATATCGACCAGTCGAAGGTGGTCGCCGCCGCCCGCGCCGCCGGCCTTTCCGTCACCGCCTATTTCATCATGGCGGACGGCAAGGTCCTGGCCGATCCGGTGCTCAGGGAGATCGCCGCGGCGCACGGCCGCTCGGTGGCGCAGGTGGTGCTGCGCTGGGTGGTGCAGCAGCCGGGCCTCGTCGCCCTGTCCAAGACGGTGAGCGAGGCGCGGGCGGCGGAGAATTTCGCCATCTTCGATTTCGCCCTGTCCGGGCAGGAAATGGCGGCGGTCTCCGCATTGGCCCGGCCGGACGGGCGCCTGGTGAGCCCCGAGGGCCTCGCGCCGGCCTGGGATTGA
- a CDS encoding MFS transporter, with protein sequence MPIALYALTIAAYAIGTTEFVIVGLLPTVAKDLGITLPLAGLIVSVYALGVTFGAPILTALTGKVARKPLLLGLMALFIAGNTLAALSPSYEMLLGARVISAFAHGVFFSVGSTIAADLVPENRRASAIALMFMGLTVAIVTGVPLGTFIGQTFGWRATFAGVAVLGVIAFIAIALLLPRNIPKAPAASLLDQVRVLGSGRLLLAFGMTALGYGGTFVAFTYLASILETITGFAASQVSLILVLYGIAIAAGNLSGGRIADRDPVKALTLLFGAQAVVLVAFAFTAPSPLATLVTLAALGFLSFANVPGLQIYVVELAKVYRPSAVDTASALNIAAFNLGIAIGAWIGGLVVASPLGLGATPIVGGIMVAGALGLTVWSGALDGRKKAVLCEI encoded by the coding sequence ATGCCCATCGCCCTCTACGCCCTCACGATCGCGGCCTATGCGATCGGCACCACCGAGTTCGTCATCGTCGGCCTCCTGCCGACCGTGGCCAAGGACCTCGGCATCACCCTGCCGCTCGCCGGCCTGATCGTCAGCGTCTACGCGCTCGGCGTCACCTTCGGCGCGCCCATCCTCACCGCCCTTACCGGCAAGGTGGCGCGCAAGCCGCTGCTGCTCGGCCTGATGGCCCTGTTCATCGCCGGAAACACGCTGGCGGCGCTGAGCCCCTCTTACGAGATGCTGCTCGGCGCGCGGGTCATCTCCGCCTTCGCCCACGGTGTCTTCTTCTCGGTGGGCTCCACCATCGCCGCCGACCTGGTGCCGGAGAACCGGCGGGCCTCCGCCATCGCCCTGATGTTCATGGGGTTGACGGTGGCCATCGTGACCGGCGTGCCGCTGGGCACCTTCATCGGCCAGACCTTCGGCTGGCGCGCCACCTTCGCCGGCGTCGCGGTGCTCGGTGTGATCGCCTTCATCGCCATCGCCCTGCTGCTGCCGCGCAACATCCCCAAGGCGCCGGCCGCCTCGCTCCTCGACCAGGTGCGGGTGCTGGGCTCCGGCCGTCTGCTCCTCGCCTTCGGCATGACGGCGCTGGGTTATGGCGGCACCTTCGTCGCCTTCACCTATCTGGCCTCCATCCTGGAGACCATCACCGGCTTCGCCGCCTCGCAGGTCAGCCTCATCCTCGTCCTCTACGGCATCGCCATCGCGGCGGGGAACCTCTCCGGCGGCCGCATCGCCGACCGCGATCCGGTGAAGGCGCTGACGCTGCTGTTCGGCGCCCAGGCCGTCGTCCTCGTCGCCTTCGCCTTCACCGCCCCCTCGCCGCTGGCAACGCTGGTGACGCTGGCCGCCCTCGGCTTCCTGTCGTTCGCCAACGTGCCGGGCCTGCAGATCTATGTGGTGGAGCTTGCCAAGGTGTATCGTCCCAGCGCCGTGGACACCGCGTCCGCCCTCAACATCGCCGCCTTCAACCTGGGCATCGCCATCGGCGCATGGATCGGCGGGCTGGTGGTGGCCTCGCCGCTGGGCCTTGGCGCGACCCCCATCGTGGGCGGCATCATGGTGGCCGGCGCCCTCGGGCTCACCGTGTGGAGCGGCGCCCTCGACGGCCGCAAGAAGGCCGTCCTCTGCGAGATCTGA
- a CDS encoding LysR family transcriptional regulator: protein MDNRAGEMGVFVASAEAAGFSAAGRKLGLSPSAVSKLVTRLEDRLGTPLFQRSTRALQLTPEGVLYLERARRILAEIDDTERLISTGAGVVPRGRLRVNSSVAFGEVCLLPRVPEFLALYPQVELDLSLTDTVIDLVDERTDIAIRTGVLRDSPLKARKLMDNPRVIVGSPAYLERHGVPKTPADLARHNCLRFNFPWAPGEWPFRDPASGEPFALPVAGSAYGNSGVVLRYLALDGVGLARLGRYHVGGDIAAGTLTCVLEDFNAADIEPIHAVYVGHAHLAARIRAFVDFLADAIRRDGA from the coding sequence TTGGACAACCGTGCGGGCGAGATGGGGGTGTTCGTGGCGTCGGCGGAGGCGGCGGGATTCTCGGCCGCCGGGCGCAAGCTCGGCCTGTCGCCCTCCGCGGTGAGCAAGCTCGTCACCCGCCTTGAGGACCGGCTCGGCACGCCGCTGTTCCAGCGCTCCACCCGCGCCCTCCAGCTCACGCCAGAGGGGGTCCTCTATCTGGAGCGGGCGCGGCGCATCCTTGCCGAGATCGACGACACCGAGCGCCTCATCTCCACCGGCGCCGGGGTGGTGCCGCGGGGCCGCCTGCGGGTCAATTCATCCGTCGCCTTCGGCGAGGTGTGCCTGTTGCCGAGGGTTCCGGAATTCCTCGCGCTCTATCCGCAGGTGGAGCTCGATCTGTCGCTGACCGACACGGTCATCGATCTGGTGGACGAGCGGACCGACATCGCCATCCGCACCGGCGTGCTGCGGGATTCGCCCCTGAAGGCGCGCAAGCTCATGGACAATCCGCGCGTCATCGTCGGGTCCCCGGCTTATCTCGAGCGCCATGGCGTGCCGAAGACCCCGGCGGACCTCGCGCGCCACAATTGCCTGCGCTTCAATTTCCCCTGGGCACCGGGCGAATGGCCGTTCCGCGACCCCGCCAGCGGCGAGCCGTTCGCGCTGCCGGTGGCGGGGTCGGCTTACGGCAACAGCGGCGTGGTCCTGCGTTACCTGGCCCTCGACGGGGTGGGGCTGGCGCGGCTTGGCCGCTACCACGTGGGCGGCGACATCGCCGCCGGCACCCTCACGTGCGTGCTGGAAGACTTCAACGCCGCCGACATCGAGCCCATCCACGCCGTCTATGTGGGGCATGCGCATCTGGCCGCCCGCATCCGCGCCTTCGTGGACTTCCTTGCCGACGCCATCCGCCGGGACGGCGCCTGA
- a CDS encoding T6SS phospholipase effector Tle1-like catalytic domain-containing protein — MTQDNTPPGAEAAPAAAPGRTAAAASAGRNLVVLCDGTANHLGRDLSHVARLFRCLRRGEAQRAFYNSGVGTVGGDMWWSRRLRAGKALFEQASGYAIDRDIIAMYGYICANYAPGDRLYLFGFSRGAYSVRIVASLLHMVGVLPPDQLNLAGYALSYLKQISERNGKADWADFERVYTFGRIAGAKRATLHFLGLFDTVSSVILPGRNGIFPGLATLPYTRVNPSVEVVRHACAIDERRVMFRLNRWEEPQPFQPNPYAPLDAPPLQDVKQVWFAGNHSDVGGGYPEADAGLAKIPLLWMLREAQAQGLAVNPDRVARYVTATAPPEAGAAYAKPDPLGPLHDALTGASHLFELLPRASRFAETRTPRGPFYFPLGEPRALTRTRPRPLVHHSVVDRIAGGNYHPVNLPADYDIEP; from the coding sequence GTGACGCAGGACAACACGCCGCCCGGCGCCGAAGCCGCGCCGGCAGCCGCTCCCGGCAGAACCGCGGCCGCCGCATCCGCCGGGCGCAACCTCGTCGTGCTGTGCGACGGCACGGCGAACCATCTCGGCCGCGACCTCAGCCACGTGGCGCGCCTGTTCCGCTGCCTCAGGCGCGGCGAGGCGCAGCGGGCGTTCTACAATTCCGGCGTCGGCACGGTGGGCGGCGACATGTGGTGGTCGCGCCGTCTGCGCGCCGGCAAGGCGCTGTTCGAGCAGGCGTCGGGGTATGCCATCGATCGCGACATTATCGCCATGTACGGCTACATCTGCGCCAACTACGCGCCCGGCGACCGGCTGTACCTGTTCGGCTTCAGCCGTGGCGCCTATTCGGTGCGGATCGTGGCCTCGCTGCTGCACATGGTGGGGGTGCTGCCGCCTGACCAGCTCAACCTCGCCGGCTATGCCCTGAGCTACCTCAAGCAAATCTCCGAGCGCAACGGCAAGGCCGACTGGGCGGATTTCGAGCGCGTCTACACCTTCGGCCGCATCGCCGGGGCAAAGCGCGCCACCCTCCACTTCCTCGGCCTGTTCGACACGGTGTCGAGCGTCATCCTGCCGGGCCGCAACGGCATCTTCCCCGGCCTTGCCACGCTGCCCTACACGCGGGTCAATCCCAGCGTCGAGGTGGTGCGCCACGCCTGCGCCATCGACGAGCGGCGCGTGATGTTCCGCCTGAACCGCTGGGAGGAGCCGCAGCCCTTCCAGCCCAATCCCTACGCCCCGCTGGACGCCCCGCCGCTCCAGGACGTGAAGCAGGTGTGGTTCGCCGGCAACCATTCGGATGTGGGCGGCGGCTATCCGGAAGCCGATGCCGGCCTCGCCAAGATCCCGCTGCTGTGGATGCTGCGGGAGGCGCAGGCGCAGGGCCTCGCCGTCAATCCCGACCGCGTGGCCCGCTATGTCACCGCCACCGCGCCGCCGGAGGCCGGGGCGGCCTATGCCAAGCCCGATCCGCTGGGGCCGCTGCACGATGCGCTAACGGGCGCCTCCCATCTCTTCGAGCTGCTGCCGCGGGCGAGCCGCTTCGCCGAGACCCGGACGCCGCGCGGGCCGTTCTATTTCCCCCTCGGCGAGCCGCGCGCCCTGACCCGCACCCGCCCGCGCCCGCTGGTCCACCACAGCGTCGTCGACCGCATCGCCGGGGGCAATTATCACCCGGTGAACCTGCCGGCGGACTACGACATCGAGCCGTGA
- a CDS encoding AraC family transcriptional regulator, with protein MRDAFTPAWFDAQSAPSLRRPALFAEAFRAAMADLDIEVPRAQAFQARMLWVALPGARLASCFATGARFVRRGGEDTPAGDDARGLILLRPVGGSLPVEQCGRTVLLNDRQGALISLAHPFSYTAVDTVRVDHLLMPSGLAGAEGWTPGLLPLPATDEASLLLLVHYAGAVLQGLIPLQNAQHAALAGGHMRDLARVVFGLGATPVAATASPATAGSGRLAALKAAIAPHLGRRDLGLDMAARLLGVTPRTVQKLFEADGTTFSAHVLACRLEAARAALEARDGPGAERRVAAIAYEAGFGDLSYFNRTFRARFGLTPSAWRRRAGGMAG; from the coding sequence ATGCGAGATGCTTTCACCCCCGCCTGGTTCGATGCGCAGAGCGCACCCAGCCTCAGGCGGCCGGCCTTGTTCGCCGAGGCGTTCCGGGCGGCGATGGCCGATCTCGACATCGAGGTGCCGCGGGCGCAGGCCTTCCAGGCCCGCATGCTGTGGGTGGCGCTGCCGGGCGCCCGGCTCGCCTCCTGCTTCGCCACCGGCGCCCGCTTCGTGCGGCGCGGCGGCGAGGACACCCCGGCCGGGGACGACGCGCGCGGCCTCATCCTGCTGCGCCCGGTGGGCGGCTCGCTGCCGGTGGAGCAATGCGGGCGCACGGTGCTGCTGAACGACCGGCAGGGCGCGCTGATCTCGCTGGCCCACCCCTTTTCCTACACCGCCGTGGACACGGTGCGGGTGGATCATCTGCTGATGCCGTCGGGCCTCGCCGGGGCGGAGGGCTGGACGCCCGGCCTCCTGCCGCTGCCCGCGACGGACGAGGCGAGCCTGCTTTTGCTGGTGCATTATGCCGGCGCGGTGCTGCAGGGACTCATTCCGCTGCAGAATGCGCAGCACGCGGCGCTGGCCGGCGGCCACATGCGCGACCTGGCGCGGGTGGTGTTCGGCCTCGGCGCCACGCCGGTTGCGGCCACCGCCTCCCCGGCGACGGCGGGATCAGGCCGCCTCGCCGCCCTGAAGGCGGCCATCGCCCCCCATCTCGGCCGGCGCGACCTCGGCCTCGACATGGCGGCGCGGCTCCTGGGCGTGACGCCGCGCACCGTGCAGAAGCTGTTCGAGGCGGACGGCACAACCTTCTCCGCCCACGTGCTGGCCTGCCGGCTGGAAGCCGCGCGCGCCGCCCTCGAGGCCCGCGACGGGCCCGGCGCCGAGCGGCGTGTGGCCGCCATCGCCTATGAGGCGGGCTTCGGCGACCTGTCCTATTTCAACCGCACCTTCCGCGCCCGCTTCGGCCTCACCCCGTCCGCCTGGCGCCGCCGCGCCGGTGGCATGGCCGGCTGA
- a CDS encoding TonB-dependent receptor: MFCSTPVRPSAFRAVSAASWGASHRAIVAALAGVSLAGAAFAAPAVAQEESQVTLDTITVTAARADRPISDVPQTVRVIDQAEIQEQLELTNNAAAVLAKLIPGYSPSTQTISGASENFRGRDLLVMIDGVPQNTPLRNVSRLLALVDLNAVERIEVVAGASSLYGSGATGGTVNFIMKKPQDGKPTVSVNTALRFFTADPGNSLAPEVSATVTGGQNGFDYLFTGTGTFADRTYDGAGNELPSDGMLGQGGGDRFGRGNFFAKLGYNFDPTKRFEVSANWVYLQQNPQWMTTYALPYARPDFGNFYTGQPVLEDTKSYAAKYTDTAFALGNLTLLAYYNDVKKRFNYSAFDIDYNGAVYYSGNLGHPTSLFNQSELYSERTGLNLTIDTPVSFYEGATFTWGADVGHDKTWQTLTNGQEIFTPLTQVNYAGFGQLQVPIGDRLVVRAGARYELLDLTVDDFIRPAVFVGFSGLGYAVLPDLPVTGGEYQYSAPTFNLGATYKLTETSELYGGFSQGFALPDIGAFTRRAGASGAAQILYYGCYLGAGPLPPVNYTCPKQRTLSYDDLGIEAQIVNNYELGIRGSIGAFRGSLAGFVSTSEEGTNFIASTNQVSQQKEMIYGVEATAEYQFTAQFKMGANGTFREGRWDSDGDGELDAFLPNNRIATPVRGTLWGEYRFEVGTVLRLEAEAWSGRDVFDGTGIYEIQSGYTFNAAISHPFGGGQAYASVSNLLDADYENPSATATRNLPVNAWGRTVTIGYRTTF, from the coding sequence ATGTTTTGCTCGACACCGGTTCGTCCGTCTGCCTTCCGCGCCGTCTCCGCCGCCTCGTGGGGGGCCAGCCACCGGGCCATCGTCGCCGCCCTGGCAGGGGTGTCCCTGGCCGGCGCGGCGTTTGCCGCGCCGGCGGTGGCGCAGGAGGAGAGCCAGGTTACCCTCGACACCATCACCGTCACCGCCGCCCGCGCCGACCGGCCCATTTCCGATGTGCCGCAGACCGTGCGCGTGATCGACCAGGCGGAGATCCAGGAGCAGCTCGAACTCACCAACAATGCGGCGGCGGTGCTGGCGAAGCTCATTCCCGGCTATTCGCCCTCCACGCAGACCATCTCCGGCGCCTCGGAAAATTTCCGCGGCCGCGACCTCCTGGTGATGATCGACGGCGTGCCGCAGAACACGCCCCTGCGCAACGTCTCGCGCCTGCTCGCGCTGGTGGATCTCAACGCCGTGGAGCGCATCGAGGTGGTGGCCGGCGCCTCCAGCCTCTACGGCTCGGGAGCCACCGGCGGCACGGTCAATTTCATCATGAAGAAGCCGCAGGACGGCAAGCCCACCGTCTCGGTCAACACCGCCCTGCGCTTCTTCACCGCCGACCCCGGCAATTCGCTGGCGCCGGAGGTGTCGGCCACGGTCACCGGCGGGCAGAACGGCTTCGACTACCTGTTCACCGGCACCGGCACTTTCGCCGACCGCACCTATGACGGGGCCGGCAACGAGCTGCCCTCCGACGGCATGCTGGGGCAGGGCGGCGGCGACCGCTTCGGGCGCGGCAATTTCTTCGCCAAGCTGGGCTACAACTTCGATCCGACCAAGCGCTTCGAGGTCTCCGCCAACTGGGTCTACCTGCAGCAGAACCCGCAGTGGATGACCACCTATGCCCTGCCTTATGCCCGTCCCGATTTCGGTAATTTCTACACCGGCCAGCCGGTGCTGGAGGACACCAAGTCCTACGCCGCGAAATACACCGACACCGCCTTCGCCCTCGGCAACCTGACGCTGCTCGCCTATTACAACGATGTGAAGAAACGCTTCAACTACAGCGCCTTCGATATCGACTACAACGGTGCTGTCTATTATTCCGGCAATCTGGGCCATCCCACCTCGCTCTTCAACCAGAGCGAGCTTTATTCCGAGCGCACCGGCCTTAATCTCACCATCGACACGCCGGTCTCCTTCTACGAGGGCGCGACCTTCACCTGGGGCGCCGACGTCGGCCACGACAAGACCTGGCAGACCCTGACCAACGGCCAGGAGATCTTCACCCCCCTGACCCAGGTGAACTATGCCGGCTTCGGCCAGCTCCAGGTGCCCATCGGCGATCGCCTCGTGGTGCGCGCCGGCGCCCGCTACGAGCTGCTCGACCTCACCGTGGACGACTTCATCCGCCCGGCGGTGTTCGTGGGCTTCTCGGGCCTTGGCTATGCGGTGCTGCCGGACCTGCCGGTGACCGGCGGCGAGTACCAGTATTCCGCGCCCACCTTCAATCTCGGCGCCACCTACAAGCTCACCGAGACGAGCGAGCTCTATGGCGGCTTCAGCCAGGGCTTTGCCCTGCCGGACATCGGCGCCTTCACCCGCCGGGCCGGCGCCTCGGGCGCGGCGCAGATCCTCTATTACGGCTGCTATCTGGGCGCCGGCCCGCTGCCGCCGGTCAACTATACCTGCCCGAAGCAGCGCACCCTGTCCTATGACGACCTCGGCATCGAGGCGCAGATCGTCAACAATTACGAGCTGGGCATCCGCGGCAGCATCGGCGCGTTCCGCGGGTCGCTGGCGGGCTTCGTCTCCACCTCCGAGGAGGGGACCAACTTCATCGCCTCCACCAACCAGGTCTCCCAGCAGAAGGAGATGATCTACGGCGTGGAGGCGACGGCCGAGTACCAGTTCACCGCGCAGTTCAAGATGGGCGCCAACGGCACCTTCCGGGAGGGCCGCTGGGACAGCGACGGGGACGGGGAGCTCGACGCCTTCCTGCCCAACAACCGCATCGCCACCCCGGTGCGCGGAACCTTGTGGGGCGAGTACCGCTTCGAGGTCGGCACGGTCCTGCGGCTGGAGGCCGAGGCGTGGTCCGGGCGCGACGTGTTCGACGGCACCGGCATCTACGAGATCCAGAGCGGCTACACCTTCAACGCCGCCATCAGCCACCCGTTCGGCGGCGGGCAGGCTTATGCCTCCGTCAGCAACCTGCTCGATGCGGACTACGAGAACCCCTCGGCCACCGCCACGCGCAACCTGCCGGTGAATGCCTGGGGGCGGACGGTCACCATCGGCTACCGGACGACCTTCTGA
- a CDS encoding MFS transporter yields the protein MSASDLGDTKAIPVPARGGRARLFVVLAGLYLAQSIPSYLLVAAIPPILRENGVSRTAIGLLSALMLPLVLKFLWAPWVDRVRPIPGMHRAGWVLITQSGTVLVVAAFSLIAPTDVWAFFALGMALALLISTQDIAADGYATRRLAAADRPFGNAIQGGAVALGVVIGGTGSLVIYHHFGWGPMIWTMAVLSLVPLASAFAMREDDVAPSPSAPRASLSAFWARPEAREVLVIALIYRASEGLVKAMEGPYLVDRGVPLDVVGYLSGGAAATAGLIGSGVAAYLMVRLGGARVLTLLGGLRTLCFALFALHAFDLVTGWPALFGAAAFQTLIRYMEIVALYSLFMAASSKDQPGTDFTILACAQLVVYLLGSFAAGAIADRLGYGTLFALAAVLSLAAVVDTRRRLLARRAIPEG from the coding sequence GTGAGCGCGAGCGATCTCGGCGATACCAAGGCTATCCCCGTCCCCGCCCGCGGCGGGCGGGCGCGGCTGTTCGTGGTGCTGGCGGGGCTCTACCTCGCCCAGTCCATCCCCAGCTACCTTCTTGTGGCGGCCATTCCGCCCATCCTGCGCGAGAACGGGGTGTCGCGCACCGCCATCGGCCTGCTCTCGGCACTGATGCTGCCGCTGGTGCTGAAGTTCCTGTGGGCGCCGTGGGTGGACCGGGTGCGGCCCATCCCCGGCATGCATCGCGCCGGTTGGGTACTCATCACCCAGAGCGGCACGGTGCTGGTGGTGGCCGCCTTCTCCCTCATCGCGCCGACCGACGTGTGGGCTTTCTTTGCCCTTGGCATGGCGCTGGCGCTGTTGATCTCCACCCAGGACATCGCCGCGGACGGCTACGCCACCCGCCGCCTCGCCGCCGCCGACCGGCCGTTCGGCAACGCCATCCAGGGGGGAGCGGTGGCGCTGGGCGTGGTGATCGGCGGCACCGGCAGCCTCGTCATCTACCACCATTTCGGGTGGGGGCCGATGATCTGGACCATGGCGGTCCTGTCCCTGGTGCCGCTCGCGTCCGCCTTCGCCATGCGCGAGGACGACGTCGCGCCGTCCCCGAGCGCACCGCGCGCCTCGCTGAGCGCCTTCTGGGCGCGGCCGGAGGCGCGGGAGGTGCTGGTCATCGCCCTGATCTACCGGGCGAGCGAGGGGCTGGTGAAGGCCATGGAGGGGCCGTACCTCGTGGATCGCGGCGTGCCGCTCGACGTCGTCGGCTACTTGTCCGGCGGGGCGGCGGCCACCGCCGGACTGATCGGCTCGGGGGTGGCTGCCTACCTGATGGTGCGGCTGGGCGGCGCGCGGGTGCTCACCCTGCTGGGCGGGCTGCGCACGCTCTGCTTCGCCCTGTTCGCGCTCCACGCCTTCGACCTCGTCACCGGCTGGCCGGCCCTGTTCGGCGCCGCGGCGTTCCAGACGCTGATCCGCTACATGGAGATCGTCGCCCTCTACAGCCTGTTCATGGCCGCCTCCTCGAAGGACCAGCCGGGCACCGATTTCACCATCCTGGCCTGCGCCCAGCTCGTGGTCTACCTGCTGGGCTCGTTCGCGGCGGGGGCGATCGCGGACCGTCTGGGCTACGGCACCCTGTTCGCGCTCGCGGCCGTCCTTTCCCTCGCCGCGGTGGTGGATACCCGGCGGCGCCTTCTGGCACGCCGCGCCATCCCGGAGGGCTGA